One window of Mus caroli chromosome 11, CAROLI_EIJ_v1.1, whole genome shotgun sequence genomic DNA carries:
- the Tspoap1 gene encoding peripheral-type benzodiazepine receptor-associated protein 1 isoform X3 has protein sequence MRVVSAPVPRPGSSLELCRKALARQRARDLSETASALLAKDKQIAALQRECRELQARLSLVGKEGPQWLHMRDFDRLLRESQREVLRLQRQIALRNQREPLRPARSPGPTAPSRVGAPAPGAPGEAVLQDDVESPQVVLREPEKQQRVQHLESELCKKRKKCESLEQEARKKQRRCEELELQLRAAQNENARLVEENSRLSGRATEKEQVEWENSELKGQLLGVTQERDSALLKSQGLQSKLESLEQVLKHMREVAQRRQQLEVEHEQARLSLQEKQEEVRRLQQAQAEAKREHEGAVQLLESTLDSMQARVRELEGQCRSQTERFSLLAQELQAFRLHPGPLDLLTSALGCNALGDHPPPHCCCSIPQPCQGSGPKDLDLPPGSPGRCTPKSSEPALTTLTGVPRRTAKKAESLSNSSRSESIHNSPKSCPTPEVDTASEVEELEVDSVSLLPAAPESHSGGARIQVFLARYSYNPFEGPNENPEAELPLTAGEYIYIYGNMDEDGFFEGELMDGRRGLVPSNFVERVSDDDLLSTLPRELADSSHSSGPELSFLSGGGGGCSSGGQSSGGRSQPRPEEEAAGDELSLSPPPEGLGEPLAVPYPRHITVLKQLAHSVVLAWELPPERVDLRGFHIFVNGELRQALGPGVPPKAVLENMDLRTGPLHVSVQALTGKGSSDPLRCCLAVGAGAGVVPSQLRIHRLTATSAEIAWVPGNSNLAHAIYLNGEECPPARPSTYWATFCNLRPGTLYQARVEAQIPSQGSWEPGWERPEQRAATLQFTTLPAGLPDAPLDVQAEPGPSPGILMISWLPVTIDAAGTSNGVRVTGYAIYADGQKIMEVASPTAGSVLVEVSQLQLLQACHEVTVRTMSPHGESSDSIPAPVAPALASACQPAGMSCLSPRPSPEVRTPLASVSPGLGDSSFPLRHPVPHGTQDFPASLSIEMAKGPREELPAPCSQEEAGAAVRSISGEKRAIEPTLGQEGPDPVAPSLAKQEVECTSGDAGPIPCSSQGELTQKEPSIEACHGGDLDSGLKLRSEKEDMSELGVRLVNSLVDHSRNSDLSDIQEEEEEEEEEEEELGSRPCSSQKQVAGNSIRENGAKPQPDPFCETDSDEEILEQILELPLQRLCSKKLFSIPEEEEEEEEEEGLEKPGPSCSSQDPSQPELALLGPGCDSSQPQGPGLCPLSPELSGVREHLEDVLGVVGGNNRRRGGGSPEKLPNRKRPQDPREHCSRLLGNGGPQTSARPVPPRERGSLPVIEGTRVGQEPGGRGRPGLSRRCPRGPAPESSLVSCLSPKCLEISIEYDSEDEQEAGSAGVSINSSCYPTDGEAWGTAAVGRPRGPPKVNPGPNAYLRLPAWEKGEPERRGRSAIGRTKEPPSRATETGESRGQDNSGRRGPQRRGARVPRSGTTELALSTAPPRIPQEAPPHQDLPVRVFVALFDYDPVSMSPNPDAGEEELPFREGQLLKVFGDKDADGFYRGESGGRTGYIPCNMVAEVAVDSPAGRQQLLQRGFLPPNVLTEASGNGPSVYSSAHNTPGPPPKPRRSKKVELEGPTQLCPGPPKLIHSAAQKTSRPMVAAFDYNPRENSPNMDVEAELPFRAGDVITVFGNMDDDGFYYGELNGQRGLVPSNFLEGPGPEAGSLESGTSQAESQRTRRRRVQC, from the exons ATGAGGGTG GTGAGTGCCCCTGTGCCCCGACCCGGATCCAGTTTGGAGTTGTGCCGTAAGGCTCTAGCTCGCCAGCGAGCCCGAGACCTCAGTGAGACAGCCAGTGCACTGTTGGCCAAGGACAAACAGATTGCTGCCTTGCAGCGGGAGTGCAGAGAGCTGCAGGCCAGACTCTCTCTGGTGGGCAAG GAAGGTCCCCAGTGGCTGCATATGCGGGACTTCGACCGGTTGCTGCGCGAGTCCCAACGGGAGGTGCTGCGGCTGCAGAGGCAGATCGCCCTGCGCAACCAGCGGGAGCCGCTCCGGCCTGCCCGGTCCCCGGGTCCTACTGCCCCCTCTAGAGTAGGGGCGCCGGCCCCCGGGGCCCCGGGAGAG GCTGTACTTCAGGATGATGTGGAGAGCCCACAGGTAGTCCTAAGGGAACCAGAGAAGCAGCAAAGGGTACAGCATCTG GAGTCTGAGCTCTGCAAGAAGCGAAAGAAATGTGAGAGTCTGGAGCAGGAAGCCAGGAAAAAGCAGAGGCGATGTGAGGAGCTA GAGCTACAACTGAGGGCAGCCCAGAATGAAAATGCCCGCCTGGTGGAGGAGAACTCtcggctcagtgggagagccacAGAGAAGGAGCAG GTGGAATGGGAGAATTCGGAGCTGAAGGGACAGCTCCTGGGGGTGACACAGGAGAGGGACTCAGCCCTTCTTAAGAGCCAGGGCCTGCAAAGCAAGCTGGAGAGCCTGGAGCAGGTGCTGAAG CATATGCGGGAGGTGGCCCAGCGGCGGCAGCAGCTGGAGGTGGAGCATGAGCAGGCTAGGCTCAGCctgcaggagaagcaggaggaggtcCGGAGGCTGCAGCAG GCCCAGGCAGAAGCCAAGAGGGAACATGAGGGAGCCGTTCAGCTGCTGGAG TCTACCTTGGATTCCATGCAG GCCCGGGTTCGAGAGCTTGAGGGCCAGTGCCGAAGCCAGACTGAGCGCTTCAGCCTTCTGGCGCAGGAGCTCCAGGCCTTCCGTCTGCACCCAGGCCCTCTGGATCTGCTTACTTCAGCCTTGGGCTGTAATGCCCTTGGGGACCACCCGCccccccactgctgctgctctatCCCTCAGCCCTGCCAGGGGTCCGGCCCCAAAG ATCTCGACCTCCCACCGGGCTCCCCAGGACGCTGCACCCCCAAATCTTCTGAACCTGCTCTCACCACCCTTACTGGAGTCCCTCGAAGGACAGCTAAGAAGGCCGAGTCTCTTTCTAATTCTTCTCGCTCAGAGTCCATCCACAACAGCCCCAAGTCATGTCCCACACCAGAG GTGGACACAGCCAGTGAGGTGGAGGAACTGGAGGTAGACAGTGTTTCCCTGCTCCCAGCAGCTCCGGAGAGTCACTCGGGAGGAGCCAGAATCCAGGTCTTCCTAGCACGCTATAG CTACAACCCCTTTGAGGGTCCCAATGAGAATCCAGAGGCCGAGCTTCCTCTGACAGCGGGCGAGTATATCTACATCTATGGTAACATGGACGAGGATGGCTTTTTTGAAG GGGAGCTCATGGATGGCCGAAGGGGCCTGGTCCCTTCCAACTTTGTAGAGCGCGTGTCTGATGATGACCTTCTGTCCACCCTCCCTCGGGAGCTGGCTGATTCGTCGCACAGCTCAGGCCCCGAGCTCAGTTTCCTGAGTGGAGGCGGGGGTGGTTGCAGTAGTGGGGGCCAGAGCAGCGGGGGACGTAGCCAGCCCAGACCAGAGGAGGAGGCCGCAGGAGATGAACTCAGTCTGAGCCCCCCACCAGAGGGACTGGGCGAGCCTCTGGCTGTGCCTTACCCCCGACACATCACAGTTCTCAAGCAGTTAGCCCACAGTGTGGTGCTGGCCTGGGAGTTGCCTCCTGAGAGAGTAGATCTGCGTGGCTTCCATATCTTTGTCAATGGGGAACTtcgtcaggccttggggcctggGGTGCCCCCCAAAGCTGTGCTTGAAAACATGGACCTGCGGACTGGGCCTCTCCATGTGTCTGTCCAGGCCCTAACCGGCAAGGGCAGCTCAGACCCTCTGCGCTGTTGCCTGGCTGTGGGTGCCGGGGCTGGGGTGGTACCCAGCCAGCTGCGGATCCATCGGTTGACAGCCACATCTGCTGAGATCGCCTGGGTGCCGGGGAATAGCAACTTGGCCCATGCCATCTACCTCAACGGAGAAGAGTGCCCACCTGCTCGCCCCAGCACCTATTGGGCAACCTTTTGTAACCTGAGACCTGGCACACTCTATCAGGCCCGAGTGGAGGCTCAGATCCCATCTCAGGGGTCTTGGGAACCAGGCTGGGAGAGGCCAGAGCAGAGAGCTGCTACCTTGCAGTTCACCACACTTCCAGCAG GTCTGCCTGATGCCCCACTGGATGTGCAGGCTGAACCAGGGCCCTCTCCTGGAATCTTGATGATCAGTTGGCTCCCTGTCACGATTGATGCTGCTGGCACCTCCAATGGCGTCCGGGTTACAGGCTATGCCATCTATGCTGATGGGCAGAAG ATTATGGAGGTGGCTTCCCCCACAGCAGGCAGTGTGCTGGTGGAGGTGTCCCAGCTGCAGCTGTTGCAGGCCTGCCATGAGGTGACTGTACGCACTATGTCACCCCATGGCGAGTCCAGTGACTCCATCCCGGCCCCCGTTGCCCCAGCCCTGGCTTCTGCCTGCCAGCCAGCCGGGATGTCCTGTCTCTCACCACGGCCAAGCCCAGAGGTCAGAACACCCCTTGCTTCAGTCTCCCCAGGGCTTGGGGATAGCAGCTTTCCCCTCCGGCATCCTGTCCCCCACGGAACTCAAGATTTCCCTGCAAGTCTTTCCATAGAGATGGCCAAAGGACCCCGGGAGGAACTGCCAGCCCCTTGCTCTCAG GAAGAGGCTGGGGCAGCTGTGCGGAGCATCTCAGGAGAGAAGAGGGCTATCGAGCCAACTCTGGGTCAGGAAGGCCCTGACCCTGTGGCTCCTTCCTTGGCTAAGCAGGAAGTGGAGTGCACTTCAGGAGATGCTGGCCCTATACCTTGCTCCAGCCAAGGAGAGCTGACCCAGAAGGAGCCAAGTATTGAAGCCTGCCATGGGGGAGATCTGGACTCCGGGCTGAAACTTAGATCTGAG AAAGAAGATATGTCAGAGCTTGGAGTTCGCCTGGTGAATTCCCTCGTGGATCACAGCCGCAACTCAGACTTATCAGACatccaggaagaagaggaagaggaggaagaagaggaagaggaactgGGTTCCAGGCCTTGTTCCTCCCAGAAGCAGGTTGCTGGCAACAGCATCAGGGAGAATGGAGCCAAG ccccagcCAGACCCCTTTTGTGAGACTGACAGCGACGAGGAGATCTTGGAGCAGATACTGGAGTTGCCTCTCCAGCGGCTCTGCAGCAAGAAGCTGTTCAGCATCcccgaggaggaagaggaggaggaagaggaggaagggctggagaaacCAGGGCCCAGCTGCTCTTCCCAAGACCCTAGCCAGCCTGAACTTGCATTGCTAGGGCCGGGCTGTGATAGCAGTCAGCCCCAGGGACCTGGCCTGTGTCCCTTGTCTCCTGAGCTCTCCGGGGTCAGGGAGCACCTGGAGGATGTGCTGGGAGTCGTTGGTGGAAACAACCGGAGGAGAGGAGGTGGCTCTCCGGAGAAACTCCCAAACCGCAAGCGACCTCAGGACCCCCGAGAACACTGCAGCCGGCTTCTTGGCAATGGCGGGCCCCAGACCTCTGCACGGCCGGTCCCTCCACGGGAGAGGGGCAGCCTCCCTGTGATTGAGGGCACCAGGGTTGGACAGGAGCCCGGTGGGAGAGGGCGGCCGGGTCTTTCCCGGAGGTGTCCCCGTGGCCCTGCTCCAGAATCCAGCTTAGTCAGCTGCCTCTCTCCAAAGTGTTTGGAGATCAGCATTGAATATGATTCTGAGGATGAGCAGGAGGCGGGCAGCGCGGGTGTCAGCATCAACAGCTCCTGCTACCCCACAGATGGGGAGGCCTGGGGCACAGCGGCAGTAGGAAGGCCCAGGGGACCTCCGAAAGTCAATCCAGGCCCCAACGCCTACCTGCGCCTCCCAGCCTGGGAGAAAGGGGAACCAGAGCGGAGAGGCCGCAGTGCGATTGGCAGAACCAAGGAGCCACCCTCCCGG GCAACAGAAACTGGGGAGTCCAGAGGGCAGGACAACTCTGGGCGGAGAGGACCCCAGAGGAGAGGGGCCCGGGTGCCTAGGTCTGGTACCACTGAGCTGG CCCTCTCCACAGCCCCTCCAAGGATCCCCCAAGAAGCACCACCTCACCAGGACCTACCTGTGAGGGTCTTTGTGGCTCTGTTTGACTATGACCCTGTATCAATGTCACCGAACCCTGATGCTGGAGAAGAGGAACTGCCCTTTAGGGAGGGCCAACTCCTCAAG GTGTTTGGAGACAAAGACGCTGATGGTTTCTACCGGGGCGAGAGTGGGGGCCGTACAGGCTACATCCCCTGCAACATGGTGGCTGAGGTGGCTGTGGACAGTCCAGCAGGGAGACAACAGCTGCTCCAGCGGGGTTTTTTGCCCCCAAATGTTCTCACCGAGGCCTCGG GAAATGGTCCCTCTGTATACTCCTCAGCACACAACACACCCGGGCCTCCCCCCAAGCCTCGTCGGTCCAAGAAAG TGGAGCTGGAAGGTCCTACACAGCTCTGTCCAG GTCCTCCTAAGCTGATTCATTCTGCTGCCCAGAAAACCTCCCGACCTATGGTGGCCGCATTTGACTATAATCCTCGGGAGAACTCCCCCAATATGGATGTGGAG GCAGAGCTGCCCTTCAGAGCAGGGGATGTCATTACTGTGTTTGGGAACATGGACGATGATGGTTTCTACTAT GGGGAGCTGAATGGACAAAGGGGCCTGGTTCCATCCAACTTCCTGGAAGGCCCTGGGCCTGAGGCAGGCAGCCTAGAGTCTGGGACATCTCAAGCCGAGAGTCAG AGAACGAGAAGGAGAAGAGTCCAGTGCTAG
- the Tspoap1 gene encoding peripheral-type benzodiazepine receptor-associated protein 1 isoform X4 produces MREVAQRRQQLEVEHEQARLSLQEKQEEVRRLQQAQAEAKREHEGAVQLLESTLDSMQARVRELEGQCRSQTERFSLLAQELQAFRLHPGPLDLLTSALGCNALGDHPPPHCCCSIPQPCQGSGPKDLDLPPGSPGRCTPKSSEPALTTLTGVPRRTAKKAESLSNSSRSESIHNSPKSCPTPEVDTASEVEELEVDSVSLLPAAPESHSGGARIQVFLARYSYNPFEGPNENPEAELPLTAGEYIYIYGNMDEDGFFEGELMDGRRGLVPSNFVERVSDDDLLSTLPRELADSSHSSGPELSFLSGGGGGCSSGGQSSGGRSQPRPEEEAAGDELSLSPPPEGLGEPLAVPYPRHITVLKQLAHSVVLAWELPPERVDLRGFHIFVNGELRQALGPGVPPKAVLENMDLRTGPLHVSVQALTGKGSSDPLRCCLAVGAGAGVVPSQLRIHRLTATSAEIAWVPGNSNLAHAIYLNGEECPPARPSTYWATFCNLRPGTLYQARVEAQIPSQGSWEPGWERPEQRAATLQFTTLPAGLPDAPLDVQAEPGPSPGILMISWLPVTIDAAGTSNGVRVTGYAIYADGQKIMEVASPTAGSVLVEVSQLQLLQACHEVTVRTMSPHGESSDSIPAPVAPALASACQPAGMSCLSPRPSPEVRTPLASVSPGLGDSSFPLRHPVPHGTQDFPASLSIEMAKGPREELPAPCSQEEAGAAVRSISGEKRAIEPTLGQEGPDPVAPSLAKQEVECTSGDAGPIPCSSQGELTQKEPSIEACHGGDLDSGLKLRSEKEDMSELGVRLVNSLVDHSRNSDLSDIQEEEEEEEEEEEELGSRPCSSQKQVAGNSIRENGAKPQPDPFCETDSDEEILEQILELPLQRLCSKKLFSIPEEEEEEEEEEGLEKPGPSCSSQDPSQPELALLGPGCDSSQPQGPGLCPLSPELSGVREHLEDVLGVVGGNNRRRGGGSPEKLPNRKRPQDPREHCSRLLGNGGPQTSARPVPPRERGSLPVIEGTRVGQEPGGRGRPGLSRRCPRGPAPESSLVSCLSPKCLEISIEYDSEDEQEAGSAGVSINSSCYPTDGEAWGTAAVGRPRGPPKVNPGPNAYLRLPAWEKGEPERRGRSAIGRTKEPPSRATETGESRGQDNSGRRGPQRRGARVPRSGTTELALSTAPPRIPQEAPPHQDLPVRVFVALFDYDPVSMSPNPDAGEEELPFREGQLLKVFGDKDADGFYRGESGGRTGYIPCNMVAEVAVDSPAGRQQLLQRGFLPPNVLTEASGNGPSVYSSAHNTPGPPPKPRRSKKVELEGPTQLCPGPPKLIHSAAQKTSRPMVAAFDYNPRENSPNMDVEAELPFRAGDVITVFGNMDDDGFYYGELNGQRGLVPSNFLEGPGPEAGSLESGTSQAESQRTRRRRVQC; encoded by the exons ATGCGGGAGGTGGCCCAGCGGCGGCAGCAGCTGGAGGTGGAGCATGAGCAGGCTAGGCTCAGCctgcaggagaagcaggaggaggtcCGGAGGCTGCAGCAG GCCCAGGCAGAAGCCAAGAGGGAACATGAGGGAGCCGTTCAGCTGCTGGAG TCTACCTTGGATTCCATGCAG GCCCGGGTTCGAGAGCTTGAGGGCCAGTGCCGAAGCCAGACTGAGCGCTTCAGCCTTCTGGCGCAGGAGCTCCAGGCCTTCCGTCTGCACCCAGGCCCTCTGGATCTGCTTACTTCAGCCTTGGGCTGTAATGCCCTTGGGGACCACCCGCccccccactgctgctgctctatCCCTCAGCCCTGCCAGGGGTCCGGCCCCAAAG ATCTCGACCTCCCACCGGGCTCCCCAGGACGCTGCACCCCCAAATCTTCTGAACCTGCTCTCACCACCCTTACTGGAGTCCCTCGAAGGACAGCTAAGAAGGCCGAGTCTCTTTCTAATTCTTCTCGCTCAGAGTCCATCCACAACAGCCCCAAGTCATGTCCCACACCAGAG GTGGACACAGCCAGTGAGGTGGAGGAACTGGAGGTAGACAGTGTTTCCCTGCTCCCAGCAGCTCCGGAGAGTCACTCGGGAGGAGCCAGAATCCAGGTCTTCCTAGCACGCTATAG CTACAACCCCTTTGAGGGTCCCAATGAGAATCCAGAGGCCGAGCTTCCTCTGACAGCGGGCGAGTATATCTACATCTATGGTAACATGGACGAGGATGGCTTTTTTGAAG GGGAGCTCATGGATGGCCGAAGGGGCCTGGTCCCTTCCAACTTTGTAGAGCGCGTGTCTGATGATGACCTTCTGTCCACCCTCCCTCGGGAGCTGGCTGATTCGTCGCACAGCTCAGGCCCCGAGCTCAGTTTCCTGAGTGGAGGCGGGGGTGGTTGCAGTAGTGGGGGCCAGAGCAGCGGGGGACGTAGCCAGCCCAGACCAGAGGAGGAGGCCGCAGGAGATGAACTCAGTCTGAGCCCCCCACCAGAGGGACTGGGCGAGCCTCTGGCTGTGCCTTACCCCCGACACATCACAGTTCTCAAGCAGTTAGCCCACAGTGTGGTGCTGGCCTGGGAGTTGCCTCCTGAGAGAGTAGATCTGCGTGGCTTCCATATCTTTGTCAATGGGGAACTtcgtcaggccttggggcctggGGTGCCCCCCAAAGCTGTGCTTGAAAACATGGACCTGCGGACTGGGCCTCTCCATGTGTCTGTCCAGGCCCTAACCGGCAAGGGCAGCTCAGACCCTCTGCGCTGTTGCCTGGCTGTGGGTGCCGGGGCTGGGGTGGTACCCAGCCAGCTGCGGATCCATCGGTTGACAGCCACATCTGCTGAGATCGCCTGGGTGCCGGGGAATAGCAACTTGGCCCATGCCATCTACCTCAACGGAGAAGAGTGCCCACCTGCTCGCCCCAGCACCTATTGGGCAACCTTTTGTAACCTGAGACCTGGCACACTCTATCAGGCCCGAGTGGAGGCTCAGATCCCATCTCAGGGGTCTTGGGAACCAGGCTGGGAGAGGCCAGAGCAGAGAGCTGCTACCTTGCAGTTCACCACACTTCCAGCAG GTCTGCCTGATGCCCCACTGGATGTGCAGGCTGAACCAGGGCCCTCTCCTGGAATCTTGATGATCAGTTGGCTCCCTGTCACGATTGATGCTGCTGGCACCTCCAATGGCGTCCGGGTTACAGGCTATGCCATCTATGCTGATGGGCAGAAG ATTATGGAGGTGGCTTCCCCCACAGCAGGCAGTGTGCTGGTGGAGGTGTCCCAGCTGCAGCTGTTGCAGGCCTGCCATGAGGTGACTGTACGCACTATGTCACCCCATGGCGAGTCCAGTGACTCCATCCCGGCCCCCGTTGCCCCAGCCCTGGCTTCTGCCTGCCAGCCAGCCGGGATGTCCTGTCTCTCACCACGGCCAAGCCCAGAGGTCAGAACACCCCTTGCTTCAGTCTCCCCAGGGCTTGGGGATAGCAGCTTTCCCCTCCGGCATCCTGTCCCCCACGGAACTCAAGATTTCCCTGCAAGTCTTTCCATAGAGATGGCCAAAGGACCCCGGGAGGAACTGCCAGCCCCTTGCTCTCAG GAAGAGGCTGGGGCAGCTGTGCGGAGCATCTCAGGAGAGAAGAGGGCTATCGAGCCAACTCTGGGTCAGGAAGGCCCTGACCCTGTGGCTCCTTCCTTGGCTAAGCAGGAAGTGGAGTGCACTTCAGGAGATGCTGGCCCTATACCTTGCTCCAGCCAAGGAGAGCTGACCCAGAAGGAGCCAAGTATTGAAGCCTGCCATGGGGGAGATCTGGACTCCGGGCTGAAACTTAGATCTGAG AAAGAAGATATGTCAGAGCTTGGAGTTCGCCTGGTGAATTCCCTCGTGGATCACAGCCGCAACTCAGACTTATCAGACatccaggaagaagaggaagaggaggaagaagaggaagaggaactgGGTTCCAGGCCTTGTTCCTCCCAGAAGCAGGTTGCTGGCAACAGCATCAGGGAGAATGGAGCCAAG ccccagcCAGACCCCTTTTGTGAGACTGACAGCGACGAGGAGATCTTGGAGCAGATACTGGAGTTGCCTCTCCAGCGGCTCTGCAGCAAGAAGCTGTTCAGCATCcccgaggaggaagaggaggaggaagaggaggaagggctggagaaacCAGGGCCCAGCTGCTCTTCCCAAGACCCTAGCCAGCCTGAACTTGCATTGCTAGGGCCGGGCTGTGATAGCAGTCAGCCCCAGGGACCTGGCCTGTGTCCCTTGTCTCCTGAGCTCTCCGGGGTCAGGGAGCACCTGGAGGATGTGCTGGGAGTCGTTGGTGGAAACAACCGGAGGAGAGGAGGTGGCTCTCCGGAGAAACTCCCAAACCGCAAGCGACCTCAGGACCCCCGAGAACACTGCAGCCGGCTTCTTGGCAATGGCGGGCCCCAGACCTCTGCACGGCCGGTCCCTCCACGGGAGAGGGGCAGCCTCCCTGTGATTGAGGGCACCAGGGTTGGACAGGAGCCCGGTGGGAGAGGGCGGCCGGGTCTTTCCCGGAGGTGTCCCCGTGGCCCTGCTCCAGAATCCAGCTTAGTCAGCTGCCTCTCTCCAAAGTGTTTGGAGATCAGCATTGAATATGATTCTGAGGATGAGCAGGAGGCGGGCAGCGCGGGTGTCAGCATCAACAGCTCCTGCTACCCCACAGATGGGGAGGCCTGGGGCACAGCGGCAGTAGGAAGGCCCAGGGGACCTCCGAAAGTCAATCCAGGCCCCAACGCCTACCTGCGCCTCCCAGCCTGGGAGAAAGGGGAACCAGAGCGGAGAGGCCGCAGTGCGATTGGCAGAACCAAGGAGCCACCCTCCCGG GCAACAGAAACTGGGGAGTCCAGAGGGCAGGACAACTCTGGGCGGAGAGGACCCCAGAGGAGAGGGGCCCGGGTGCCTAGGTCTGGTACCACTGAGCTGG CCCTCTCCACAGCCCCTCCAAGGATCCCCCAAGAAGCACCACCTCACCAGGACCTACCTGTGAGGGTCTTTGTGGCTCTGTTTGACTATGACCCTGTATCAATGTCACCGAACCCTGATGCTGGAGAAGAGGAACTGCCCTTTAGGGAGGGCCAACTCCTCAAG GTGTTTGGAGACAAAGACGCTGATGGTTTCTACCGGGGCGAGAGTGGGGGCCGTACAGGCTACATCCCCTGCAACATGGTGGCTGAGGTGGCTGTGGACAGTCCAGCAGGGAGACAACAGCTGCTCCAGCGGGGTTTTTTGCCCCCAAATGTTCTCACCGAGGCCTCGG GAAATGGTCCCTCTGTATACTCCTCAGCACACAACACACCCGGGCCTCCCCCCAAGCCTCGTCGGTCCAAGAAAG TGGAGCTGGAAGGTCCTACACAGCTCTGTCCAG GTCCTCCTAAGCTGATTCATTCTGCTGCCCAGAAAACCTCCCGACCTATGGTGGCCGCATTTGACTATAATCCTCGGGAGAACTCCCCCAATATGGATGTGGAG GCAGAGCTGCCCTTCAGAGCAGGGGATGTCATTACTGTGTTTGGGAACATGGACGATGATGGTTTCTACTAT GGGGAGCTGAATGGACAAAGGGGCCTGGTTCCATCCAACTTCCTGGAAGGCCCTGGGCCTGAGGCAGGCAGCCTAGAGTCTGGGACATCTCAAGCCGAGAGTCAG AGAACGAGAAGGAGAAGAGTCCAGTGCTAG